A region from the Lentimonas sp. CC4 genome encodes:
- a CDS encoding VF530 family protein — MNHEQPKNPLHGYTLEQIVISLSDYYGWDGLGGRIEIRCFNENPSVKSSLKFLRRTPWARKKVEELFVYTLEKYGTDEASEEEAASEGEG, encoded by the coding sequence ATGAACCACGAACAACCTAAGAACCCTTTACACGGCTATACGCTCGAGCAGATCGTCATCAGTCTCTCTGACTATTATGGATGGGACGGCCTTGGCGGTCGTATTGAGATTCGCTGCTTCAACGAGAATCCGTCGGTTAAATCTAGCCTGAAGTTCTTACGTCGCACGCCATGGGCGCGTAAGAAGGTAGAGGAGCTGTTTGTCTATACACTTGAAAAATACGGCACAGATGAGGCTTCGGAGGAAGAGGCGGCGTCTGAAGGTGAGGGGTAG